The Glandiceps talaboti chromosome 1, keGlaTala1.1, whole genome shotgun sequence genome has a segment encoding these proteins:
- the LOC144437320 gene encoding polyglutamylase complex subunit TTLL1-like, producing MSTPKVRWACDMDKSVLLGNFEKRGWVQASQDEDWNFYWASVQTTRNIFSVDTGYRLQDDQIINHYPNHYELTRKDLMVKNIKRYRKDLEKEGSALAEKDENGKYIHLDFLPVTFLLPADYNLFVEEFRKNPSSTWIMKPTGKARGIGIFLINRLSQLKKWSRDSRTSTFAAPSAKDAYVISKYIDNPLLIGGKKFDLRLYILVTSYRPLKCYIYKLGFCRFCTVKYTPNTTELDNMFVHLTNVSIQKHGEDYNPNHGGKWTVHNLKFYLEGTRGKEVTDRLFDEMYWCIVHSLKAVSGVMANDRHCFECYGYDIIIDDNLKPWLIEVNASPSLTSTTANDRIMKYNLVNDTISIVCPNGEIADVRWNKVPSKDCYGNYELLYDEELAQSEVLERDSKSRIGMASLSMRNRDTRPRPTTTWK from the exons ATGTCAACACCGAAAGTCAGGTGGGCTTGTGACATGGACAAGTCGGTTCTTTTAGGAAACTTTGAAAAACGTGGGTGGGTCCAAGCGTCTCAAGACGAAGACTGGAATTTTTACTG GGCCAGTGTACAGACCACACGAAACATTTTTAGTGTTGATACAGGTTACAGACTCCAAGATGACCA AATAATAAATCACTATCCAAATCACTATGAACTGACCAGGAAAGATTTAATGGTGAAAAATATCAAGAGATATCGTAAAGATTTAGAAAAAGAAGGGAGTGCACTGGcagaaaaagatgaaaatggCAAATATATACATCTAG atttTCTGCCTGTAACATTCCTTTTGCCAGCTGATTACAATCTTTTTGTTGAAGAATTCAGAAAGAATCCGTCCAGTACTTGGATTATGAAACCTACAGGCAAAG CAAGAGGAATTGGTATATTTTTGATCAATAGATTATCACAACTGAAGAAATGGTCTAGAGATAGTCGAACATCAAC ATTTGCAGCTCCGTCAGCTAAAGATGCTTAcgtcatttcaaaatatatcgACAACCCATTACTTATTGGAGGAAAGAAGTTTGATTTGAGACTCTATATTTTGGTCACTTCATACAGACCTTTGAAATGCTATAT ATATAAACTAGGATTTTGTAGATTCTGTACAGTGAAGTATACACCTAATACCACAGAGTTAGAtaatatgtttgtacatttgaccAATGTCTCTATACAAAAACATGGG GAGGACTATAATCCCAATCATGGTGGAAAATGGACAGTTCACAATCTGAAATTTTATCTTGAAGGAACACGAGGTAAAGAG GTCACTGACAGACTCTTTGATGAGATGTACTGGTGCATTGTTCATTCTctgaaagctgtgtct GGTGTGATGGCTAATGACAGACATTGCTTTGAATGCTATGGTTATGATATTATCATAGATGATAATTTGAAACCATGGTTGATTGAG GTGAATGCGTCTCCATCCCTTACATCCACTACAGCAAATGATCGTATTATGAAGTACAATTTGGTCAATGATACTATCAGTATTGTCTGTCCAAATGGAGAAATAGCAGA TGTGAGGTGGAACAAAGTACCATCGAAAGATTGCTATGGAAACTATGAACTGTT